In one window of Spartinivicinus marinus DNA:
- a CDS encoding substrate-binding periplasmic protein: protein MVDYPPYYFQDDQNSIRGISAEVAQVLAKQLGHKLVYKRYPFGRVVLYLQTGKADMVCQFFNTPDRAKAAIYTGVPHVFESAWMFIKKGNKISYQKDLKQLQNYRFGGVIGYSFGKAYDTADYLNKQHAVSEQEQIKMLLAGRFDIALGTKQTIIYHAKKMQILDQIEFLTPTLADSPVYMAFSRARNDAYELATTFTEALVEYKKTAEYRQLLKKYHFEYPTFDSTN from the coding sequence ATGGTTGATTACCCGCCCTATTATTTTCAAGACGACCAAAACAGCATACGTGGTATTTCTGCTGAAGTCGCCCAGGTTCTTGCTAAACAGTTAGGCCATAAGTTGGTATATAAACGCTATCCTTTTGGACGTGTAGTATTATATCTACAAACAGGAAAAGCTGACATGGTTTGTCAATTTTTCAATACGCCCGACAGGGCCAAAGCGGCAATCTACACAGGTGTTCCCCATGTATTTGAATCCGCGTGGATGTTTATTAAAAAGGGTAATAAAATAAGCTATCAAAAAGATTTAAAACAGCTGCAAAATTATCGTTTTGGTGGTGTAATTGGTTATTCATTTGGCAAAGCCTATGACACTGCCGACTATTTGAATAAACAACATGCGGTGAGTGAGCAGGAGCAGATTAAAATGCTGTTAGCAGGCAGGTTTGATATTGCGTTAGGCACCAAGCAAACTATTATCTATCACGCAAAGAAAATGCAAATTCTTGATCAAATTGAGTTTTTAACGCCAACATTGGCTGACTCTCCTGTATATATGGCATTTTCACGAGCAAGAAATGACGCCTATGAGTTAGCTACAACATTTACAGAGGCGCTGGTTGAATATAAGAAAACTGCCGAATATCGACAGCTACTAAAGAAATATCATTTTGAATATCCTACGTTTGACTCAACTAATTAA
- a CDS encoding cyclase family protein, with the protein MTEKASHSTTWINQLLERQQIDLSHSIDSNIPLWPGDPKIEFSQVADYLAEGYFLRSFTMGEHSGTHVNSALSFTKQAADIASMNRSHWLVSAVCIDISESVKLEETYQLTVGDILRWEQHHRPISEGEIVLVLTGWSEYWLDPEKYFNVVEEIAQFPSISQQAAEFLIHQRNIAGIGIDTHGLDSPHDNHFGINQALLSNQKLAVENLTNLNQLPATDIMLMIGLLKLVGGSGSPVAVTAIF; encoded by the coding sequence GTGACTGAAAAAGCATCTCATTCTACTACTTGGATTAACCAATTACTTGAGCGCCAACAAATTGATTTAAGTCATTCCATTGATTCCAATATCCCTCTATGGCCTGGTGATCCTAAGATTGAGTTTAGCCAGGTGGCTGACTACTTAGCAGAAGGCTATTTTTTACGAAGCTTTACCATGGGTGAGCACAGTGGAACGCATGTAAACTCAGCACTGAGTTTTACTAAACAAGCAGCAGATATAGCGTCAATGAACCGCAGTCATTGGTTAGTATCAGCAGTTTGTATTGATATCAGTGAATCAGTAAAACTAGAGGAAACATATCAACTAACCGTTGGCGATATTTTACGCTGGGAACAGCACCATCGCCCTATTAGTGAAGGGGAGATTGTATTGGTTTTGACGGGCTGGTCGGAGTATTGGCTGGACCCCGAAAAATACTTTAATGTTGTTGAAGAAATTGCTCAGTTTCCCAGCATTTCACAGCAAGCCGCCGAATTTTTAATCCATCAGCGAAATATAGCGGGCATAGGAATTGACACCCATGGGCTAGATTCTCCTCATGATAACCACTTTGGTATTAATCAAGCCTTGCTATCTAATCAAAAGCTTGCTGTAGAAAACCTGACCAACCTAAATCAATTACCCGCTACTGATATTATGCTGATGATTGGATTATTAAAATTAGTGGGTGGTAGTGGTAGCCCAGTTGCCGTAACGGCGATATTTTGA
- a CDS encoding SMI1/KNR4 family protein has protein sequence MTAFVEEQWRRIESWFKQNEPAFLASLGEGASNAAINELESVIGLKLPEDYKVFLAIHDGEGSLSCDPGSIEAKQEDEVPLVCGIMPFHGDLLPTEEIVAYRNQLIVCVEDLEDDQALQQLAEQCPEVQPVFYDSNWIPIAADPGLYEVFIDLNPTTTGKPGQVFIDSKEPLCRELLAGSFSELLKKYADGLEQGLYQVVKEDDILSVVKKHK, from the coding sequence ATGACAGCATTTGTTGAGGAACAATGGCGGCGCATTGAAAGCTGGTTTAAACAAAATGAACCTGCTTTTTTAGCAAGCCTGGGTGAAGGGGCCAGTAATGCGGCAATTAATGAGCTGGAGTCAGTCATTGGCTTGAAATTGCCAGAAGACTATAAAGTTTTTTTAGCCATTCACGATGGTGAAGGTAGCTTAAGTTGTGATCCTGGCTCGATAGAGGCGAAGCAAGAAGATGAGGTGCCATTAGTCTGTGGCATTATGCCATTTCATGGTGATTTATTACCCACAGAAGAAATAGTCGCTTATCGCAATCAATTGATCGTTTGTGTTGAAGACTTGGAAGATGACCAGGCTTTGCAACAATTGGCTGAACAATGCCCAGAAGTACAACCCGTATTTTATGACTCTAATTGGATTCCCATTGCTGCTGATCCAGGTCTCTATGAAGTGTTTATTGACCTAAACCCAACCACAACAGGTAAACCTGGACAAGTGTTTATCGACAGTAAAGAGCCTCTATGTCGTGAGTTATTGGCCGGTTCATTTAGTGAATTATTAAAAAAATACGCTGATGGCTTAGAGCAGGGACTATATCAGGTTGTTAAAGAAGATGATATTTTAAGCGTGGTAAAAAAACATAAATAA
- a CDS encoding ROK family protein, with protein MHYGFDIGGTKISFAVFDQQFHQIAYQRLATPDRFADLLGLIENLVSQHDSQYGQRGTVGVGAPGCTDGKLWYAANAPAVNQQPFKHQLQLRLKRPLVLTNDANCFGMAEAVAIAPEHNKTIFAVILGTGVGGSLIVNGNLIEGKHGLTGEWGHQPLPLLGCSAAVKQFNLPELNCNCGRIGCIDTYISGSGLQNLTSFFTGQTLSAEAIIAAWRQGDSAAAQVIDCYIECLAASLAMLINFIDPDTIILGGGLSQVAEFYPAVIESWQKYTLVSNPSTQLQASQFGADSGVRGAAYLGSRLESLAV; from the coding sequence ATGCACTACGGGTTTGATATTGGTGGTACCAAAATAAGTTTTGCGGTATTTGATCAACAATTTCATCAAATTGCTTATCAGCGTTTAGCTACACCAGACAGGTTTGCTGATTTGTTGGGTTTAATTGAAAACCTGGTTAGTCAGCACGACTCTCAATATGGTCAAAGGGGAACAGTTGGGGTTGGTGCGCCAGGTTGTACAGATGGTAAGCTTTGGTATGCCGCCAATGCCCCGGCAGTTAACCAGCAGCCATTTAAACATCAGTTGCAGTTACGACTGAAGCGACCCTTAGTGCTGACCAATGACGCTAACTGTTTTGGAATGGCGGAGGCAGTAGCAATAGCCCCTGAACATAATAAAACGATTTTTGCTGTGATTTTAGGCACTGGAGTAGGGGGAAGCCTAATTGTTAATGGCAACTTAATTGAGGGTAAGCATGGACTGACAGGTGAGTGGGGCCACCAGCCATTGCCATTACTTGGTTGCTCTGCTGCTGTTAAACAGTTTAATTTACCAGAACTAAACTGTAATTGTGGACGTATAGGGTGTATTGACACCTACATTTCAGGCTCAGGCTTACAAAATTTAACCAGTTTTTTTACCGGTCAAACGTTATCAGCAGAAGCAATCATTGCTGCTTGGCGACAGGGCGACTCAGCGGCTGCTCAGGTAATTGATTGTTATATTGAGTGTTTAGCTGCCAGCTTGGCAATGCTCATTAATTTTATCGATCCAGATACGATCATTTTAGGTGGAGGCTTATCACAAGTAGCTGAATTTTATCCCGCCGTTATTGAAAGCTGGCAAAAGTATACCTTAGTCAGTAACCCTTCCACTCAATTACAAGCAAGCCAGTTTGGAGCCGATAGTGGTGTCAGGGGCGCTGCCTATTTGGGCAGCAGGCTTGAGTCACTTGCAGTGTAA
- the nagA gene encoding N-acetylglucosamine-6-phosphate deacetylase encodes MGEYALISPQLFDGEQWYEDYALWIADTKIKAVLPIAKLPTELARFTYEGIMAPGFVDLQVNGGGGVLFNNEPTLEALEKMMVAHCQHGTTMMLPTLITAPWELMKEAVAVVNEAITLNMPGILGIHLEGPFLNPQRKGAHQPGLMCQLATGVVSQLPKLTRGTMLMTLAPELTDELVIKQLITEGFILFAGHSNATEQQANAGFNAGITGVTHLYNAMSPMTTREPGLVGAALTNDQVWVDIIADGYHIHPANMQLAIKCKPPGKVFLVTDAMATVGAEDYHWFMLDGERIEVSDGRCVNQQGVLAGAHLGMNQAVKNILQMTDLPLDEALRMASFYPAAAIKQEKQLGKLKPGFRACVTVLDKAVDVLATVSDGVIFPSTAK; translated from the coding sequence ATGGGTGAATATGCCTTAATATCTCCTCAATTATTTGATGGTGAACAATGGTATGAAGATTATGCGCTCTGGATAGCGGATACCAAAATAAAAGCTGTATTGCCTATCGCTAAACTGCCCACTGAACTAGCTCGCTTTACTTATGAAGGGATTATGGCACCAGGGTTTGTTGACTTGCAAGTGAATGGTGGTGGTGGGGTACTATTTAATAATGAGCCCACCCTGGAGGCTTTAGAGAAAATGATGGTAGCGCACTGCCAGCATGGCACTACCATGATGCTCCCCACATTAATTACAGCTCCTTGGGAGTTAATGAAAGAGGCCGTCGCCGTAGTCAATGAAGCGATTACACTCAATATGCCGGGTATCCTAGGCATTCACTTAGAAGGGCCATTTCTAAACCCCCAACGAAAAGGTGCGCATCAACCTGGTTTAATGTGTCAATTAGCTACAGGTGTTGTCAGTCAGCTACCAAAATTAACCCGTGGTACTATGTTAATGACATTGGCCCCTGAACTGACTGATGAATTGGTTATTAAGCAGTTGATTACTGAAGGGTTTATTTTGTTTGCTGGGCACTCTAATGCAACAGAGCAACAAGCAAATGCGGGTTTTAATGCAGGCATAACGGGTGTTACCCATCTTTATAATGCCATGTCGCCTATGACAACTCGAGAGCCTGGTTTGGTGGGTGCCGCATTAACCAATGATCAGGTATGGGTGGATATTATTGCTGATGGTTATCATATTCACCCTGCCAACATGCAGTTGGCCATTAAGTGCAAGCCGCCCGGTAAAGTATTTTTAGTGACGGATGCAATGGCGACCGTAGGTGCTGAAGATTATCATTGGTTTATGTTGGACGGTGAGCGAATTGAAGTCAGCGATGGGCGTTGTGTAAACCAACAAGGAGTCTTAGCTGGAGCTCACTTGGGTATGAATCAGGCTGTAAAGAATATACTTCAGATGACAGACTTACCGTTGGATGAGGCGTTGCGGATGGCTTCTTTCTATCCAGCAGCCGCTATTAAACAAGAAAAGCAATTAGGTAAATTAAAGCCTGGCTTTCGTGCTTGCGTGACAGTGCTTGATAAAGCAGTAGATGTATTAGCTACGGTGAGTGATGGGGTGATCTTTCCAAGCACGGCGAAATAA
- the nagB gene encoding glucosamine-6-phosphate deaminase, giving the protein MEVIILPTAKQVACYGADVCESLIKTKPAAVLGLATGSTPLALYKELIKYYQQQHISFSQITTFNLDEYVGVSASHSQSYHYYMKTQLFDFIDIDPGNTHIPHGDAVDVQQEAIRYEQLIHEKGGIDLQLLGIGRNGHIGFNEPTSSLNSITRVKALTNATKADNQRFFGLGEYQPTHAITMGIKTIMQARQVLLLATGTNKAQAVKAMIEGPVCAMCPASCLQLHQYATIVLDQQAASELIMQDYYQFAKQACDTLFTQSGEGCTKSYG; this is encoded by the coding sequence ATGGAAGTCATAATTCTACCAACAGCTAAACAGGTGGCCTGTTATGGGGCTGATGTATGCGAATCATTAATTAAAACAAAACCTGCAGCTGTATTGGGTTTGGCAACAGGAAGTACGCCACTTGCCTTATATAAAGAGTTGATTAAATACTATCAGCAGCAACACATATCATTTTCTCAAATAACAACATTCAATTTAGATGAGTATGTTGGGGTTTCGGCCAGCCATAGCCAAAGCTATCATTACTATATGAAGACCCAGTTATTTGATTTTATCGATATTGACCCTGGCAATACTCATATTCCCCATGGCGATGCAGTTGATGTGCAGCAAGAAGCAATCCGCTATGAACAACTGATCCATGAAAAAGGGGGGATTGATTTACAGTTGCTAGGTATTGGCCGAAATGGTCATATTGGTTTTAATGAACCGACATCCAGCTTAAACTCCATTACTCGAGTGAAAGCACTTACCAATGCTACCAAAGCAGATAACCAACGTTTTTTTGGCTTAGGGGAATATCAGCCAACCCATGCCATTACCATGGGCATTAAAACCATTATGCAAGCCAGGCAAGTATTGTTGTTAGCGACTGGAACTAATAAGGCACAAGCTGTGAAAGCTATGATTGAGGGGCCTGTGTGCGCAATGTGTCCTGCATCTTGTTTGCAGCTACACCAATATGCGACCATTGTTTTAGATCAACAAGCTGCTAGTGAACTCATAATGCAAGACTATTACCAATTTGCTAAACAGGCCTGTGATACCCTTTTCACTCAATCAGGAGAGGGTTGCACAAAAAGTTATGGGTGA
- a CDS encoding ABC transporter ATP-binding protein yields the protein MSTIRLKNISKAYNRISVMDNIELTIDEGEFVAFVGPSGCGKSTLLRMIAGLEQQTTGSILIDNKDVSHLPPAKRGIGMVFQTYALYPHLTVFNNMALALKQAKLSKLDIQQRVDDAAKVLRLEQYLKRKPAELSGGQRQRVAIGRAMVRKPKVFLLDEPLSNLDAALRTEVRLELAKLHRQLSSTMIYVTHDQVEAMTLADRIVVLNEGKIEQVGDPLTLYHHPDNQFVAEFIGSPKINLLPAELSTSGQQITLSSGLFKSINWPWQPNTTATKVKLGIRPEDIEVTTDHNNAAMVGKIIMKESLGSDSYIYVSLSHDYNMVVRVTADQPCFVGQSIGLILNLSRSHLFAENGRSLKTPAQEQLKQTISVKKGIAAKDEPAQIA from the coding sequence ATGTCTACTATTCGGCTGAAAAATATTAGTAAAGCTTACAACCGTATTTCTGTAATGGACAATATTGAGCTTACCATTGATGAAGGCGAATTTGTTGCTTTTGTTGGGCCTTCAGGCTGTGGTAAGTCTACCTTATTAAGAATGATTGCGGGCTTAGAGCAACAGACTACAGGCAGCATTCTTATTGATAATAAAGATGTCAGTCATTTGCCACCAGCTAAACGAGGCATCGGTATGGTATTTCAAACCTATGCGCTATATCCTCACTTAACCGTTTTTAATAATATGGCGCTTGCATTAAAGCAAGCAAAATTAAGTAAGCTTGATATACAACAACGAGTTGATGATGCTGCTAAAGTATTAAGGCTGGAGCAATATTTAAAACGAAAACCTGCAGAGCTGTCTGGCGGTCAGCGGCAACGAGTGGCTATTGGGCGGGCAATGGTGCGAAAACCAAAAGTGTTTTTATTAGATGAGCCACTTTCTAATTTGGATGCTGCACTACGTACTGAAGTGCGACTGGAGCTTGCAAAACTTCATCGTCAGCTATCATCAACGATGATTTATGTTACCCATGATCAGGTAGAGGCGATGACCCTTGCTGATCGAATTGTAGTGCTAAATGAAGGAAAAATAGAGCAAGTAGGCGATCCACTTACTTTATATCATCACCCTGACAATCAGTTTGTTGCAGAATTTATTGGTTCGCCGAAAATAAATTTATTACCCGCTGAGCTATCGACTAGCGGTCAGCAAATAACACTTTCATCAGGTTTATTCAAATCGATAAATTGGCCTTGGCAACCAAATACAACAGCAACAAAAGTAAAATTAGGAATCAGACCGGAGGATATAGAAGTGACAACCGACCATAACAACGCTGCGATGGTTGGAAAGATAATCATGAAAGAGTCACTTGGGAGTGATAGTTATATTTATGTTAGTTTATCTCATGATTATAATATGGTTGTGCGAGTGACTGCTGATCAGCCTTGTTTTGTAGGTCAGTCTATAGGGTTAATTTTAAATTTATCGCGTTCTCATTTGTTTGCTGAAAATGGACGCTCATTAAAAACGCCAGCGCAAGAACAGCTCAAACAGACCATTTCCGTTAAAAAAGGCATAGCAGCAAAGGATGAACCTGCTCAAATTGCTTGA
- a CDS encoding carbohydrate ABC transporter permease → MPLVLVIINSFKTKKYIFTEPMLLPTPESFSLVGYQTVLEQGDFFGYFSNSITVTVLALFFVLLLGAMAAYALAEYKFKGSALLGLYLAVGIMIPIRLGTVGILDFVVDVGIENTLFALICVYIAQGLPLSVFILTEFMRQLSSDLKDAARVDGLSEYAIFFRIVLPLIRPALATVAVFTMIPIWNDLWFPLILAPGDEVKTVTLGTQQFIGQFVTNWNAVLSALSLALVPVLILYIIFSKQLIRGITSGAVK, encoded by the coding sequence ATGCCTTTAGTATTGGTGATTATCAATTCATTTAAAACAAAAAAGTACATTTTCACAGAGCCAATGTTATTGCCTACCCCTGAAAGTTTTTCGTTAGTGGGTTATCAAACAGTATTAGAACAAGGGGATTTCTTTGGTTATTTTTCGAATAGTATTACTGTTACTGTATTAGCATTATTCTTTGTATTACTGTTAGGCGCTATGGCGGCTTATGCGTTAGCTGAGTACAAGTTTAAAGGTAGTGCTTTACTTGGGCTTTATTTAGCTGTTGGTATAATGATCCCTATCCGTTTAGGTACTGTTGGTATTTTAGATTTTGTTGTTGATGTGGGTATAGAGAATACACTCTTTGCTTTGATTTGTGTTTATATTGCGCAAGGGTTGCCCTTATCTGTATTTATTTTGACGGAGTTTATGAGGCAACTATCGTCTGATTTAAAAGATGCTGCTCGTGTTGATGGTTTAAGTGAATATGCAATTTTTTTCCGTATAGTATTACCGTTAATCAGACCTGCTTTAGCCACTGTAGCCGTATTTACCATGATACCTATTTGGAATGATTTATGGTTTCCACTTATTTTAGCTCCTGGTGATGAAGTTAAAACGGTAACACTCGGTACCCAACAGTTTATAGGGCAGTTTGTAACAAATTGGAATGCGGTTTTATCTGCGTTGAGCTTAGCATTGGTGCCAGTACTGATACTGTATATTATTTTTTCAAAGCAGTTAATTAGGGGAATAACTTCGGGAGCAGTAAAGTAA